AGCGCCGGCGCAACGAATGCCATGCGCCAAAGCCGCGGGAACGTGATGTCGTTCAATGCATCACCTGCAGATATTGCTCGCCGAAGCTTTGCTGCTTGCCGGCCATTTTCGCGAAATCGACGGCTTTGGCGCGCGCGTAGTCGCTTGCGGGCAGGAATCTGCTTGCCGCATCGGCGCTGATTTCGTTCGCCCGCACCGGGCGCAGATAGGCGTTCGCCCACCGCTTCTGCCCTTCGTCGGATAACACGAAGTCGAGCACCTTCTTGCCGTTCGCGTCGTGCGGCGCGCCCTTCACGAGACTCATCACGTACGGCACGGAGATCGTGCCTTCCTGCGGAATGACGAACTCGACGTTCGCATGGTCCTTGTATTTCGCGCGATACGCGTCGAAGTCGTAGTCGAGCAGGATCGGAATTTCGCCCGACAGAACGCGCGCATAGGCGGTTTGCTTCGGCACGATCGGATCGTTGGCCTTGAGCTTGCGGAACCAGTCGAGGCCCGGCTTGAAGTTATCGAAACTGCCGCCGAGCGCCTCGTTCACGGCGACTGCTCCCGCATAGCCGACGAACGCGCTCGACGGATCGAGATAACCGATCATGCCTTTGTATTCGGGTTTCAGCAGATCGGCCCATGAGCGCGGCACGGGCTTGCCTTCGAGCGCGTCCTTGTTGACAAAAAAGCCGAGCGTGCCCGAATGGATCGCGAACCAGTAGCCTTGCGGGTCCTTCATGTTCGCGGGGATGTCGTTCCAGTGCGCGGGTTTGTACGGCTGGATCACGCCCTTGTCTTTCGCCTGGAACGCCGACGATACGCCGAGATAGACGACGTCCGCGACCGGGCTCTTTGCTTCGGCGATCAGTTGCGCGATGGCCTGGCCCGAGTTCTTGTTGTCGAACGGCACGCGGATGCCGGTCGATTGCCGGATCGCCTTGATCTGGCTCGCCCAGTCGGCCCATTCAGGGGGGCAGTTGTAGCAGATGGCGGTTTCTTCCGCGTGCGCGAGCGGAACGGCGCTCAGTGTGCCGAGTATGCCGAACGCGCCGAGTGCGGCGAGTGTCGCAGCGGCTGCACGACGGGACGCAAGACGGGAAGCGAGCGCGGCGGCGGTGCGGCGTCGCCGGGCGAACGGACGCAGCAGCCTGTCGATGATCATGCGGCGATGCGGATTCACAGCGTTTCTCCAAGGCGGTGGAATGGGAGTCGGCGAGTCGGGGGCGTGGCGAAGCGCCAGCGCGGCCTGGTGTTTGACTGCTAGGTCGGGTGAAACGGCGTCACCGGGGCGCCGTATGCGTTGCGTCGAACGCGCGCATCGTCGACACCGTATCGACGCTGTTCGAAATCGCTGCGATCGTTGCGCCTTCGCGCAGCGTGTGCGGCAAGGTCAGCGACAGCGAGGCGTCCGTGTATGTGCCGTCGAGCCGCCCGATCAGACGCCGCCACGCGGAGCAGCCGATCTCGCGATTCGGCGAGCCGATGCTGGCGAGCGGCGGCGCGAGCAGCTCGCCCATTGCGAGGCCGTCGAAGCCGAGAATCGACATGTCGCGCGGCACGTCGAAGCGCGCGCGGCGCAGGCCGCGCATCACGACCATGGCGAGCAGATCGTTGCTGCAGAAGAGGGCGGTCGGGCGGTGCGCGCCGGTCAGATGCGCGAGCACCGACGGCGCGAGTTCGTCGGCGTTGAAGTCGATCTCGAGCGCCGGCGCCGGCGCGAGGCCGGCCTGCTGCATGGCCTGCGTGTAGCCGAGGTGGCGCAGCCGGGCGCGATCCGACGCGGCGAGCGTGCCGGCCAGCATCAGGACGCGCCGATGGCCGTGCGCGATCAGCATGCGCACGCCTTCGAACGCCGCGAGCCGGTTATCGACCGACACCGACGGACGGCGCACCGTATCGTTGTGCATCAGCACGTAGAGCATGCCGGAACGGTCGAGTTCGTCGAGCAGCGGGTGGGTATCGGCGTCCGCGACGGTCAGGATCAGCCCCTCGACGCGCTGCTCGCGCAGCGTCTCGATCGCGTGACGTTCGCGCTCGGCGTCGTACTGCGTGGTCATCAGCATGAGGCGGTAGCCTTGAGCCGCGGCGAGCTCGTCGATGCCTTGCAGACATTCGGCGAAGACCGGATTCGCGAGCGTCGGCAGGACGACGCCGATCAGGCGGTTGCGCTCGCCGCGCAACTGGCGGCCGAGCGGACTCGGGCGAAAGTCGAGCGCCTCGATCGACTGACGGACTTTTTCGAGCGTTACCGGGTTGACGGTGTGCGGCGCGTTGATGGCGCGCGAGACCGTGGCGATCGAAAAGCCCGCATGCGCAGCGACATCCTTGATGGTCGGAGTCATTGTGTCGGCCCGGTTTCGTGTAAACGTTTTCGTCGCGCATTATCGGCAACGAATATGACGGTACCGTGACGTACAAAAGGCCGACACGCCGTTTTGGTGAGGCTCGCCGGGCGGTGGTAGAATCCGGTCCGCCCTTGCCGGGGTGATGAAATTGGTAAACATAGCGGACTTAAATGATTGAGTGCCTGGTCGGAAACGGCCGGTGCAGAACCCCTCAAATTCGGCGAAACCCCTGGACGGCTTATCGAGCATGAGCTTCCGCGGCAACGCCGAGCCAAGCCCGCCGCCGCTCACGAGGCGAACGCGCGGAAGGTGTAGAGACTAGACGGGGGGCGCC
The nucleotide sequence above comes from Paraburkholderia sp. SOS3. Encoded proteins:
- a CDS encoding ABC transporter substrate-binding protein, which encodes MIIDRLLRPFARRRRTAAALASRLASRRAAAATLAALGAFGILGTLSAVPLAHAEETAICYNCPPEWADWASQIKAIRQSTGIRVPFDNKNSGQAIAQLIAEAKSPVADVVYLGVSSAFQAKDKGVIQPYKPAHWNDIPANMKDPQGYWFAIHSGTLGFFVNKDALEGKPVPRSWADLLKPEYKGMIGYLDPSSAFVGYAGAVAVNEALGGSFDNFKPGLDWFRKLKANDPIVPKQTAYARVLSGEIPILLDYDFDAYRAKYKDHANVEFVIPQEGTISVPYVMSLVKGAPHDANGKKVLDFVLSDEGQKRWANAYLRPVRANEISADAASRFLPASDYARAKAVDFAKMAGKQQSFGEQYLQVMH
- a CDS encoding substrate-binding domain-containing protein codes for the protein MTPTIKDVAAHAGFSIATVSRAINAPHTVNPVTLEKVRQSIEALDFRPSPLGRQLRGERNRLIGVVLPTLANPVFAECLQGIDELAAAQGYRLMLMTTQYDAERERHAIETLREQRVEGLILTVADADTHPLLDELDRSGMLYVLMHNDTVRRPSVSVDNRLAAFEGVRMLIAHGHRRVLMLAGTLAASDRARLRHLGYTQAMQQAGLAPAPALEIDFNADELAPSVLAHLTGAHRPTALFCSNDLLAMVVMRGLRRARFDVPRDMSILGFDGLAMGELLAPPLASIGSPNREIGCSAWRRLIGRLDGTYTDASLSLTLPHTLREGATIAAISNSVDTVSTMRAFDATHTAPR